The following coding sequences are from one Prionailurus viverrinus isolate Anna chromosome D2, UM_Priviv_1.0, whole genome shotgun sequence window:
- the CTBP2 gene encoding C-terminal-binding protein 2 isoform X2, giving the protein MALVDKHKVKRQRLDRICEGIRPQIMNGPLHPRPLVALLDGRDCTVEMPILKDLATVAFCDAQSTQEIHEKVLNEAVGAMMYHTITLTREDLEKFKALRVIVRIGSGYDNVDIKAAGELGIAVCNIPSAAVEETADSTICHILNLYRRNTWLYQALREGTRVQSVEQIREVASGAARIRGETLGLIGFGRTGQAVAVRAKAFGFSVLFYDPYLQDGIERSLGVQRVYTLQDLLYQSDCVSLHCNLNEHNHHLINDFTIKQMRQGAFLVNAARGGLVDEKALAQALKEGRIRGAALDVHESEPFSFAQGPLKDAPNLICTPHTAWYSEQASLEMREAAATEIRRAITGRIPESLRNCVNKEFFVTTAPWSVIDQQAIHPELNGATYRYPPGIVGVAPGGLPAAMEGIIPGGIPVTHNLPTVAHPSQAPSPNQPTKHGDSREHPNEQ; this is encoded by the exons GCATCCGCCCCCAGATCATGAACGGCCCCCTGCACCCCCGCCCCCTGGTGGCGCTGCTCGATGGGAGAGACTGCACCGTGGAGATGCCCATCCTGAAGGACCTGGCCACCGTGGCCTTCTGTGACGCACAGTCCACTCAGGAGATCCACGAGAAG GTATTAAACGAAGCTGTTGGTGCCATGATGTACCACACCATCACCCTCACCAGGGAGGACCTGGAGAAGTTCAAGGCCCTGAGGGTGATCGTGCGGATAGGCAGCGGCTACGACAACGTTGACATCAAGGCTGCCGGTGAGCTCG GGATCGCCGTGTGCAACATCCCGTCCGCGGCGGTGGAAGAGACTGCCGACTCGACCATCTGCCACATCCTCAACCTGTACCGGAGGAACACGTGGCTGTACCAGGCGCTGCGGGAAGGCACGCGGGTCCAGAGTGTCGAGCAGATCCGGGAGGTGGCCTCGGGAGCAGCCCGCATCCGCGGGGAGACGCTGGGCCTCATCGGCTTCG gTCGCACGGGGCAGGCGGTTGCTGTTCGAGCCAAGGCCTTCGGATTCAGCGTCCTATTTTATGACCCCTACTTGCAGGATGGGATAGAGCGGTCCCTGGGCGTACAGAGGGTCTACACCCTGCAGGACTTACTGTACCAGAGCGACTGTGTCTCCTTGCACTGTAATCTCAACGAACATAACCACCACCTCATCAATGACTTTACTATAAAGCAG aTGAGGCAAGGAGCTTTCCTAGTGAACGCGGCCCGCGGCGGGCTGGTGGACGAGAAGGCCTTAGCGCAAGCCCTCAAGGAAGGCAGGATACGAGGGGCAGCCCTCGACGTGCACGAATCGGAGCCTTTCAG CTTTGCTCAGGGTCCCTTGAAAGATGCACCGAATCTCATTTGTACGCCCCACACGGCTTGGTATAGTGAGCAAGCCTCACTGGAGATGCGGGAGGCAGCCGCCACCGAGATCCGCCGGGCCATCACAG GTCGCATCCCCGAAAGCTTAAGAAACTGTGTGAACAAGGAATTCTTCGTCACAACAGCTCCCTGGTCAGTAATAGATCAGCAAGCCATTCATCCGGAGCTCAACGGCGCCACATACAG ATACCCGCCAGGCATCGTGGGCGTGGCTCCCGGAGGACTTCCTGCGGCCATGGAAGGGATCATCCCCGGAGGCATCCCGGTGACTCACAATCTCCCCACCGTGGCACACCCTTCCCAAGCTCCCTCTCCCAACCAGCCTACAAAACACGGGGACAGTAGAGAGCACCCCAATGAGCAATAG